DNA sequence from the uncultured Ilyobacter sp. genome:
GATATAATGCACAACTGCATTAGAAGCATAGTAATTTTCTACTTCATTAAATAACCTGTAATTATAAATCTTAGAGATCATCTCAAGACAAATTTCCCCGATCTCATCTGACTTTGCAGTGTACAGACTTGGAGTCAACTGTCCCTTCATATTTTCATTTATCCCCATACTTTCCATCCCTGAGGTAAGTTTTAAAACAGAATTATTTGCCATTTTCTTAGCTACTTCTACAGGGTCGAATCCAAGTTGCTTTACAATCCATAAGTTGTCCCTTACAAGCCACTCTTCATAAATTTTATTATTTTCAACTGCACAGTCTACAGTAGTCCTGAAGCTTACCTTCTTTCCTGTTGCTGGTCCAAAGGAACTGTCATTCATGTTTGTAGCTGTAGATTGTATTCTGTGAGATGACATGTATCCTCTCTCACCGTGTCTCGACCAGATGACATCCTGACCGACGAGTCTTCTGTCTGGAAAAGAGAAAAGTGTCTCTAGGGTTCCTGCAATTACTGATTTTATACCGCTGACGTTAAAAGACCCAAAATGCATATTTACATTGTTGGAGTAGGTATCATAAATAATGCCTATGCCTTTTTCTTCCCAAATATTATGTGTTATTCGTATAATGTAATCTACAAAATCCTTATACTTTGAATCAAAACCCTTTAAATCCTGGTTTTTACTGTCTAATTTTTTATAGTCATTATAATCTAAGTTCCTCACACTATTTACCTCTTTTGAGTCACCATAAAAAATTATATTTTCAATATTCATCTTTTCTTGCATCTAATATCCCCCTTCTTTGACTACCTTTACAAAGTTATTTTCCCTATGTCCCATTTAAGATTAATTTTCCTCCAGATAAATTATTAATCTCTCACCAATAAATTTATCTATTAAATCCATGGTAGTCCCAACTCCCAAAGCGCATAAAACCGTACCTATCCCAACACCATATACCCCCTTTAGAAATACAAAGGATAATAGCACCGAAACAAATGTACAGAACAGATCAAAGCTTACCTTAAGTTTAGTAAATTTAAACCCACTTTTTATTGCAAGGGCAGTTACAAATCCGTCACCGGGACTGATTGTGATATTTGTCTTGATCATCAGATATATACCAAGAGATATTAAAAAGGTTCCCAGGGCAAGATGAAAAAACTGCATTACCAAGCTTCCCTTAGAAATAGTTGATATCATGAATATAGACATATCTACAAAAGTTCCAAATACTATAGCAAATATTAATTGGGATAAGTTTCTTATTTTAAAATCTTTTCTAAGTATGATCCACTGAAACATTATAAGCCCTATAAAAAAAACAATACTTATAAAACCTACGGATCCTTTTGTTATTAAGCTCAGCACAAAAGAAACAGAACTTACTGGAGACACACCTAAATTTGATTTTATAGAAAAGGCTACTCCTAAAGCAAATATAAAAACACCAATTATATATATCAATATTCTTTTTAGTATAGATTTTTTATTAAGAAGTTTAATTTTTTCAAAACACTCCATATATTTCCTTCCACCTAAATACCTTCATAAAAACATATACACTTTTATAAAGGGAAACTACTGCTCTAAGTTACAGAGATGCTCAATTCTTATTCAGGATTTTACAAGAATTTCTTATTAATAACTCTCCCTCTAGTTTAATATTAACCATTTTTTCTGTTTTTTTCTCTATTCTATCTACCATCTCTTTAACGGTATAGTCCACCAACTCCCTAATAGGTTGTTTGTACGTAGTCAAATTATAATTGATATTCCCTGCCTCATCAATATCATCAAAACCCACAACTGAAATATCTTCAGGAATTCTAATAGAAGTTTTATTTTTTATATAATCAATCACTCCAAGTGCTATTGAGTCTGATGCACAAAATATACTGTCAATATTTTTATGGGAATTAATCAGTTTTTCTGCTGACTGAAATCCCGATTCATAACTAAATTCTCCCTGGATTTTGGTATAACTCATATTTTTAATTTTTAAAAAATCTGAAAATCCTGCCTCTCTTCCCTTGTTGGTTGAAGAATTCTCATTTCCTGAAATATAAGCTATTTTTTTTAAACCATTTTCATAGAGAAGTTCCGCTATTTTTTTGCCGCCCAGATAATTGTCACAAACTATAGAACTTAGTTTATGTTCCTCATGATTAATTCTGTTAAACATGAAAAT
Encoded proteins:
- a CDS encoding ester cyclase, translated to MQEKMNIENIIFYGDSKEVNSVRNLDYNDYKKLDSKNQDLKGFDSKYKDFVDYIIRITHNIWEEKGIGIIYDTYSNNVNMHFGSFNVSGIKSVIAGTLETLFSFPDRRLVGQDVIWSRHGERGYMSSHRIQSTATNMNDSSFGPATGKKVSFRTTVDCAVENNKIYEEWLVRDNLWIVKQLGFDPVEVAKKMANNSVLKLTSGMESMGINENMKGQLTPSLYTAKSDEIGEICLEMISKIYNYRLFNEVENYYASNAVVHYICDKDLVGHQQIQGMLISLFASFPNANFIVERITYNDREEENGFDVAVRWRLCGVHEGLGYFGKPTNKMVEILGISHLTMIDGKVVEEWMTYDGLDVYRQIHIEGIGDEVKEEN
- a CDS encoding DUF6198 family protein — protein: MECFEKIKLLNKKSILKRILIYIIGVFIFALGVAFSIKSNLGVSPVSSVSFVLSLITKGSVGFISIVFFIGLIMFQWIILRKDFKIRNLSQLIFAIVFGTFVDMSIFMISTISKGSLVMQFFHLALGTFLISLGIYLMIKTNITISPGDGFVTALAIKSGFKFTKLKVSFDLFCTFVSVLLSFVFLKGVYGVGIGTVLCALGVGTTMDLIDKFIGERLIIYLEEN
- a CDS encoding LacI family DNA-binding transcriptional regulator produces the protein MMKDPGKRISSKDVAKLAGVSQSTVSRVFSENSNLISKETRNKVTKAANELGYRPSLIARSLKEKSTKIIGIEINDFKNSYYMKALGMFAETFQERGYNLMIFNVEESENMENKLKKALEYQVAGLIITNAILSDEYLEWCTRYQIPIFMFNRINHEEHKLSSIVCDNYLGGKKIAELLYENGLKKIAYISGNENSSTNKGREAGFSDFLKIKNMSYTKIQGEFSYESGFQSAEKLINSHKNIDSIFCASDSIALGVIDYIKNKTSIRIPEDISVVGFDDIDEAGNINYNLTTYKQPIRELVDYTVKEMVDRIEKKTEKMVNIKLEGELLIRNSCKILNKN